In Reichenbachiella agarivorans, one genomic interval encodes:
- a CDS encoding AsmA-like C-terminal region-containing protein — translation MKKLFTLIKVTIILVFGLFIVLTVTAWLMQDKITKLAIDEISRIVEAPLGVEKVSFSLIRDFPLATVQFEGIWLGSSPSLEDSLAAQSFDTLVRFNKLYVSVESRPLLDNIFNIRKIDIDGGVAKYLVNEKGVSCYDFLLKQDSTVDDQDDVAQPLHLSLDQVTISNLICYYQDDQIKAKARLHLDQINGELKITPQALAISADGNIGLSACEYAQTNLYQMERTDLQLKIHYHTDTLSIEEMKLTTEGASLSVLGKLTFAEQIDTDLSLSATELDLALLSKYLPSGYLAALGLGDIAGMLHVSARVQGPVSDQNMPHYECTYDLSQARVKVKAYPALTSIFIHGSATNGRLNNPMTTAINVDEMRLKTAGNTITLTGSVYNLDQLHYKLKSHVILNLATSKPYLPDSLIRHLSGRAELDFQTTGVLPDSITLDYMDDVLASSQAHLLLQDVNMDWDTTLSLQHVSGQLHYRQKELRMDSFSINVPQYNIHLMNNSLSAKLIGSISHRDSLEALFTFQAIEMPGGSLKGTARISNLNHPSIELNDTLIVDLAAMRPFISDSVVKDIRGKISATIQSKGTIDLDSIPEQILDLVYDQSLFDIYLQDLWLEMPDTLLNVQQLSGHINIAPELISIDHFSGVYSHVKIEIDKTTIKNLVTTLVKNKPGKLEISGVWRLGDLNYDMLGYWMDTTKVNDSIPVDEASSTSYELDYEIKGKVYVNSVRYNNALVEDISTLFNLKKDVYTIDQLKFKAFNGTMNSSIKVVRQENDIMEIDIKNQIDKMDIRKLLHDMDNFDQTEMTYQNINGILSTKEFFTRVVMRGDSIIYPDMRVSGDLTLEKGAVYKYKPVQAMASSLPGVNNLDTLELKTVNSSIFIFKNAIYVPKTYVVSNAFDITAFGMQSFGEDYEYHLQVVLGEILLGKSKKTLKQQEDMDDVTSESSRNSIFLKSYSLNGKDGNGLDNRQSRTGMKIKVRTQEKLLNLIFHPKFITFDTGVVE, via the coding sequence ATGAAAAAGCTTTTTACCCTAATCAAGGTCACAATCATACTGGTTTTTGGTCTTTTCATAGTCCTGACTGTCACGGCATGGTTGATGCAGGACAAAATAACCAAATTGGCTATAGATGAAATCAGCAGGATCGTTGAGGCACCTTTGGGGGTCGAAAAGGTTTCTTTTTCACTCATTCGTGATTTTCCTCTGGCCACTGTGCAATTTGAAGGAATCTGGCTGGGTTCTTCTCCATCATTGGAGGATTCATTGGCTGCTCAATCATTTGACACTTTGGTGAGATTCAACAAACTGTATGTATCGGTAGAGTCCAGACCTTTATTGGACAACATTTTTAACATCCGCAAAATAGACATAGATGGTGGAGTAGCTAAGTACCTAGTCAATGAAAAGGGTGTTTCTTGTTATGATTTTTTACTGAAACAAGATTCTACCGTTGATGATCAGGATGATGTAGCACAGCCACTTCATCTTAGCCTTGACCAAGTCACCATCAGTAACCTGATCTGCTATTATCAAGATGACCAAATCAAAGCGAAGGCGCGACTCCATCTTGACCAAATCAATGGAGAGCTCAAAATAACTCCCCAGGCACTGGCTATCTCAGCAGATGGGAACATAGGTCTGTCAGCCTGTGAGTATGCGCAAACCAATCTGTACCAAATGGAACGAACAGATCTACAATTGAAAATCCACTACCATACGGATACGCTTTCTATTGAGGAAATGAAACTAACAACTGAGGGTGCGTCACTAAGTGTCTTGGGTAAACTGACCTTTGCTGAACAGATAGATACAGACCTCTCTCTATCAGCTACCGAGCTTGACCTAGCTCTACTCAGCAAGTATCTGCCATCAGGGTATCTTGCCGCCCTTGGACTCGGTGACATAGCTGGGATGTTACATGTCAGTGCTCGTGTGCAGGGCCCTGTATCGGATCAGAACATGCCGCATTACGAATGTACCTATGACCTCTCACAGGCACGAGTGAAAGTAAAAGCATACCCTGCATTAACCAGTATTTTCATCCATGGATCAGCCACCAATGGCCGCTTAAACAACCCGATGACGACTGCTATCAATGTAGATGAAATGAGACTAAAAACTGCTGGCAATACGATCACATTGACTGGTAGCGTTTACAACCTTGACCAACTGCACTACAAGCTTAAATCCCATGTAATCCTCAATCTGGCAACTTCTAAACCTTATCTACCCGACAGCTTGATACGCCACCTATCGGGTAGGGCAGAGCTGGATTTTCAAACCACGGGTGTACTGCCCGATTCCATCACCTTGGATTATATGGACGATGTCCTGGCATCCAGTCAGGCACACTTGCTGCTGCAGGATGTAAATATGGACTGGGATACCACCTTGTCCTTGCAACACGTCTCTGGTCAGCTGCATTATCGTCAGAAGGAATTGCGCATGGACAGCTTTTCGATCAATGTTCCTCAATACAACATCCATTTGATGAATAATTCGCTATCCGCGAAACTCATCGGTTCGATCAGTCATAGAGACTCGCTAGAAGCACTCTTCACCTTCCAGGCTATAGAAATGCCAGGAGGCTCCCTCAAAGGAACAGCAAGGATAAGTAACCTCAACCATCCGTCGATCGAGCTGAATGATACGCTCATCGTGGATCTTGCCGCTATGAGACCATTCATATCAGACTCTGTCGTCAAGGACATCAGAGGAAAAATCAGTGCTACCATTCAATCAAAAGGAACCATTGATTTAGATTCCATTCCTGAGCAGATTTTGGATCTGGTCTATGACCAAAGTCTCTTCGATATATACCTGCAAGACCTCTGGCTCGAAATGCCTGACACCTTGCTCAACGTCCAACAACTGAGCGGTCATATCAATATAGCACCAGAGTTGATCAGCATAGATCACTTCAGCGGTGTTTACAGTCATGTCAAAATAGAGATAGACAAGACTACCATCAAAAACCTAGTCACTACCTTGGTAAAAAACAAACCAGGGAAATTGGAGATCAGTGGCGTCTGGAGATTGGGTGATTTGAATTACGACATGTTGGGTTATTGGATGGACACGACGAAGGTCAATGATTCAATCCCTGTGGATGAAGCATCTAGCACTTCATATGAACTGGATTATGAAATAAAAGGCAAGGTTTATGTAAACAGTGTCCGGTACAATAATGCTTTGGTTGAAGATATCTCGACACTCTTTAACCTGAAAAAGGATGTGTACACGATTGATCAACTCAAGTTCAAGGCATTTAATGGTACGATGAACTCGTCCATTAAAGTGGTAAGGCAAGAGAACGATATAATGGAAATCGATATAAAAAACCAAATCGATAAAATGGACATCCGAAAACTACTCCATGACATGGACAATTTTGATCAGACCGAAATGACCTATCAAAACATCAATGGTATTCTTTCCACCAAAGAGTTTTTTACCCGAGTGGTCATGAGAGGAGACTCCATCATCTATCCTGACATGAGAGTCTCTGGAGACCTTACGCTGGAGAAAGGGGCTGTCTATAAATATAAGCCCGTGCAGGCTATGGCTTCATCTTTGCCAGGTGTCAATAATCTCGACACATTGGAGTTAAAAACGGTAAACAGCAGCATTTTTATCTTTAAAAATGCCATCTATGTACCCAAAACCTATGTGGTCAGTAATGCTTTCGATATTACCGCCTTTGGGATGCAAAGCTTCGGGGAAGATTATGAATACCATCTACAAGTAGTTCTCGGGGAAATACTATTAGGGAAATCCAAAAAAACACTCAAACAACAAGAAGATATGGACGATGTAACATCAGAAAGTAGCCGCAATTCTATCTTCTTGAAATCATATAGCCTGAATGGTAAGGATGGCAATGGTCTGGATAACAGACAGAGCCGGACAGGCATGAAAATCAAAGTGAGGACTCAGGAAAAACTGTTGAACCTCATCTTTCATCCCAAGTTTATCACATTTGACACTGGAGTGGTAGAATAA
- the sucC gene encoding ADP-forming succinate--CoA ligase subunit beta yields MNIHEYQSKEILKGYGVTIQEGIVADTPEAALVAAKELNAQTGTEWFVIKAQIHAGGRGKGTINETGSHGVVLAKNLGEVSDKAKAILNGTLVTHQTGPEGKKVNKVLIAQDVYYPGESEPKEYYLSILLDRAKGCNVIMASTEGGMDIETVAENTPEKIIKEWINPAVGLQGFQARKVAFALGLEGEAFKGMVKFIFSLYKAYEGTDSSMFEINPVLKTSDNKILAVDAKVDLDDNALFRHRDLMELRDLSEEDPAEVEAGKSGLNYVKLDGNVGCMVNGAGLAMATMDIIKLSGGEPANFLDVGGSANAQTVEAGFRIIMKDPNVKAILINIFGGIVRCDRVANGVVEAYKNIGEINIPIIVRLQGTNAEEGAKIIEESGLKVYSAIVLKDAAAKVKELI; encoded by the coding sequence ATGAACATTCACGAATATCAATCAAAAGAAATCCTCAAAGGATATGGCGTAACAATTCAAGAAGGAATTGTTGCAGATACTCCTGAAGCTGCCCTAGTAGCTGCGAAAGAACTAAACGCCCAAACTGGCACAGAATGGTTTGTCATCAAAGCACAGATTCATGCTGGAGGTAGAGGAAAAGGTACAATCAATGAAACGGGATCACATGGTGTCGTGCTTGCTAAAAACCTAGGTGAAGTTTCTGACAAAGCAAAAGCTATCCTCAACGGGACTTTGGTAACGCACCAAACTGGTCCAGAAGGCAAAAAAGTAAACAAGGTATTGATCGCACAGGATGTGTACTACCCAGGCGAGTCTGAGCCAAAAGAATATTATCTAAGTATCCTACTAGATAGAGCCAAAGGATGTAATGTAATCATGGCATCTACCGAAGGTGGTATGGATATCGAAACAGTGGCAGAAAACACACCAGAGAAAATCATCAAAGAATGGATCAATCCAGCAGTAGGATTGCAAGGTTTCCAAGCTAGAAAAGTAGCTTTTGCTTTGGGTCTAGAAGGTGAGGCATTTAAAGGAATGGTGAAATTCATCTTCTCTTTGTACAAAGCATATGAAGGCACTGATTCATCTATGTTTGAGATCAACCCCGTATTGAAAACATCTGACAACAAAATCTTGGCAGTAGACGCCAAAGTAGATTTGGATGACAATGCGCTATTCAGACACAGAGATTTGATGGAGTTGAGAGACTTGTCAGAGGAAGATCCTGCCGAAGTAGAAGCTGGTAAGTCTGGATTGAACTACGTGAAGCTAGATGGTAACGTCGGCTGTATGGTCAACGGAGCTGGACTAGCGATGGCGACTATGGACATCATCAAATTGTCAGGTGGAGAGCCTGCCAACTTCCTAGATGTAGGAGGCTCAGCCAATGCACAGACTGTAGAAGCTGGTTTCCGTATCATCATGAAAGATCCAAACGTCAAAGCTATTTTGATCAACATCTTCGGCGGTATCGTGAGATGTGACAGAGTAGCCAATGGTGTCGTGGAAGCTTACAAAAACATCGGAGAAATCAACATCCCGATCATCGTGAGACTACAAGGAACCAACGCAGAAGAAGGTGCTAAAATCATCGAAGAGTCAGGCTTGAAAGTTTACTCAGCGATCGTATTGAAAGATGCTGCTGCCAAGGTGAAAGAATTGATATAA
- a CDS encoding hybrid sensor histidine kinase/response regulator — protein MEYKKLNILLLEDSVEDAELAIYELNRAGLDNDAVTVNNLKSFRENLYDFLPHVVISDYHLPSCTALDAFDVLGDIDIPFIIVSRLVGEETAVEALKKGVTDYVSKDHLSRLPLVIERALNEAKALRHRKTVEHELIQSKERLELALEGTNLGVWDLDFMSNTIVYNSRSLSILGLPPEEGIQAFNYFQGYENVERERLKQEMDEHVAGRSAIFDQEFSIRNDDAETAKWVLVRGKVIRRAPDGTPLRASGTLMDITEKKVNEEKLKKNQAILENAEAVAHIGSFEWMPRSGRFIYSDGFAEIFELKNKPELSVRELYRDRIHSQDRPYLREVLFNGKGFYDIEHRIKTPNDDDVRILRNSGNIKYNNKGNIVSIMGIVQDITEQREISKSIFNAQQYERSRMARDIHDGIGQMLVATKFKISSLETDHSEIMEAKKEEIEDLMATTLEEVRRVSRNMSNRHLEEFGLKKTMEYLVEQIQYVGDFVVTHYIDIPDDYNMELSNAIYRIAQEATNNIIKYAHASNVSIKVESTNQNIILEVTDDGVGFDTENNWNGIKNMKERTSLQNGHFEISSSVGKGTVIKSWFPLNT, from the coding sequence TTGGAATACAAAAAACTGAACATACTGCTGCTAGAAGACTCTGTTGAGGATGCAGAGTTGGCAATTTATGAGTTGAACCGTGCGGGGCTGGACAATGATGCGGTCACGGTCAATAATTTGAAATCCTTTAGAGAAAATCTTTATGATTTTTTACCACATGTGGTGATCTCTGATTATCACCTGCCTAGCTGTACGGCATTGGATGCTTTTGATGTGTTGGGAGACATAGACATTCCTTTTATCATCGTGTCTCGATTGGTAGGAGAGGAAACGGCCGTAGAGGCATTGAAAAAGGGCGTGACAGACTACGTATCCAAAGACCACCTCTCCAGATTACCTCTGGTAATCGAGCGAGCACTTAACGAAGCAAAGGCACTGCGTCACCGCAAAACAGTAGAACATGAATTGATCCAAAGCAAGGAGCGTTTAGAATTGGCTTTGGAAGGAACCAATTTGGGAGTTTGGGATTTGGATTTTATGTCCAACACCATTGTCTATAACAGTCGTAGCTTGTCTATTTTGGGACTCCCTCCTGAGGAAGGAATACAGGCATTCAATTATTTTCAAGGATATGAAAATGTAGAAAGAGAAAGGCTCAAACAAGAAATGGATGAGCACGTGGCAGGTAGATCCGCGATCTTTGACCAAGAATTCTCCATTCGCAATGACGATGCAGAGACCGCTAAATGGGTTTTGGTGAGAGGTAAAGTCATACGCAGAGCACCAGATGGCACGCCATTGCGTGCGTCTGGTACACTCATGGATATCACCGAGAAAAAAGTGAACGAAGAGAAACTCAAAAAAAACCAAGCAATCCTCGAAAACGCAGAGGCAGTCGCACATATAGGTAGTTTTGAGTGGATGCCGCGTAGTGGACGCTTTATTTACTCAGACGGATTTGCTGAGATATTTGAGTTAAAAAACAAACCTGAACTGTCCGTACGAGAATTGTATAGAGATAGGATACATAGTCAAGACAGACCTTATCTCAGAGAAGTACTGTTCAACGGAAAGGGCTTTTATGACATTGAGCATCGGATCAAAACACCCAATGACGATGATGTAAGAATACTCCGCAATTCGGGCAACATTAAGTACAACAACAAAGGGAATATTGTTTCCATCATGGGAATCGTGCAGGATATCACCGAGCAGCGCGAAATCAGCAAGTCGATCTTCAATGCCCAACAATACGAAAGAAGCCGAATGGCTAGAGATATACATGATGGGATTGGACAAATGCTTGTAGCTACAAAATTTAAAATTTCTTCGCTCGAAACGGATCACAGTGAGATCATGGAAGCCAAAAAAGAAGAGATAGAAGATCTGATGGCCACTACACTAGAGGAGGTGAGACGTGTGTCGCGCAACATGTCCAATCGTCATTTAGAGGAATTTGGACTCAAAAAGACCATGGAGTATCTCGTAGAACAGATTCAGTATGTAGGGGACTTTGTAGTGACGCACTATATAGATATACCCGACGACTACAACATGGAGCTGTCAAATGCCATCTATAGAATAGCCCAAGAGGCCACCAACAATATCATCAAGTATGCCCATGCAAGTAATGTGTCAATAAAAGTGGAATCTACGAATCAAAATATTATCTTAGAAGTCACAGATGATGGAGTAGGCTTTGATACAGAAAATAATTGGAATGGCATTAAAAATATGAAAGAAAGAACATCTTTGCAGAACGGACATTTTGAGATTAGTTCGTCCGTGGGCAAGGGCACTGTAATCAAATCCTGGTTTCCACTCAATACTTAG
- a CDS encoding response regulator, whose protein sequence is MSKINILVVDDHSLVREGIITMLSIYDDFEIIGDAESGEQALVKIAAQKPDVMLLDINMPGMNGIETAKKVIEDYDGIRIIILSMEVTQDHISEAIKAGVSGYLAKDTKKEVLAEAIRKVMTGEQYFGDKISEVIFKGFYKQSKGEQVAKENKDLSKREVEVLRQIASGLSNREIADKLFISIRTVDAHRNHIMQKLSMKSTAQLVKYAIKERIIDLE, encoded by the coding sequence ATGTCAAAAATCAATATCCTCGTTGTAGACGATCATTCATTAGTAAGAGAAGGAATTATTACCATGTTATCTATTTATGATGATTTTGAAATCATCGGTGATGCAGAGAGTGGTGAGCAAGCCCTTGTCAAGATTGCAGCACAAAAACCAGACGTGATGCTATTGGATATCAATATGCCCGGCATGAATGGTATAGAAACTGCCAAAAAGGTCATAGAGGATTATGACGGTATCAGGATTATCATTTTGTCGATGGAAGTAACCCAAGATCATATCTCAGAAGCCATCAAAGCGGGCGTTTCGGGATATCTCGCCAAAGACACCAAAAAAGAAGTACTAGCAGAGGCCATCCGAAAAGTAATGACAGGAGAGCAGTATTTTGGAGACAAAATATCTGAGGTAATCTTCAAAGGCTTCTACAAACAAAGTAAGGGTGAGCAAGTTGCGAAGGAAAACAAAGATCTCAGCAAGCGTGAAGTAGAGGTATTGCGTCAGATTGCATCGGGTCTGTCCAATCGTGAAATTGCAGACAAACTCTTTATTTCTATCCGTACTGTGGATGCACATAGGAATCATATCATGCAAAAATTGAGCATGAAGAGCACCGCACAGCTAGTCAAATACGCGATCAAGGAGAGAATCATAGACCTTGAATAG
- a CDS encoding ABC transporter ATP-binding protein produces the protein MLQAKNIHKSYGKLEVLKGIDLSVERSEIISIVGESGAGKSTLLQILGTLDTPDAGVVEINGKNTVGLKPNDLANFRNREIGFIFQFHNLLPEFTLKENICMPAFIQGRNGRDLDQYAEYLLDLLGIAERRDHKPAQVSGGELQRAAVARSLINKPSLIFADEPSGNLDSKNAEELHKLFFKLQKEFAQAFVIVTHNQSLAEMADRKITIQDGMILNA, from the coding sequence ATGCTCCAAGCCAAAAATATTCATAAATCATACGGGAAGCTCGAAGTACTGAAAGGCATAGACCTCAGTGTAGAAAGGAGTGAAATCATCTCCATAGTAGGAGAGTCAGGAGCAGGTAAAAGTACCCTGCTGCAGATTTTAGGCACATTGGATACACCTGATGCTGGAGTTGTGGAGATCAACGGCAAAAACACAGTGGGACTGAAACCCAATGATTTGGCTAATTTTCGTAACCGTGAGATTGGTTTTATCTTCCAGTTTCACAATTTATTGCCAGAGTTTACCCTCAAAGAAAACATATGCATGCCAGCGTTCATTCAGGGGCGCAATGGTCGGGATTTGGATCAATATGCCGAATATTTGCTGGATCTATTAGGGATTGCTGAGCGGCGAGACCATAAGCCCGCTCAAGTATCTGGCGGTGAGCTACAACGTGCGGCAGTGGCGCGATCACTGATCAACAAGCCATCACTGATCTTTGCAGATGAGCCAAGTGGCAATTTGGATTCAAAAAATGCCGAAGAACTTCACAAACTCTTTTTCAAGCTGCAAAAGGAGTTTGCTCAGGCTTTTGTCATTGTGACACACAACCAGTCTCTTGCTGAGATGGCAGACAGGAAGATCACAATACAGGATGGAATGATTCTCAACGCCTAG
- a CDS encoding DMT family transporter, with the protein MQLSKGVQYMIIAAFVFSLMKVCIKQVSHIPAVEVILFRSIISLVISGYFLMRQKVSFWGNNRKVLILRGATGALSLVLFFSLLQQIPLAAAASMQYLSPVFSAILGVYIVKEKVNWKQYLFFGISFLGVLVIQGFDTRISMLHLAMGLGASFFAGLAYNWVRLLKTSEHPLVIILYFPLVTIPLAGIATCFDWVTPVGWDWFFLLLVGIFTQIAQFYMTKSYQLEEISKVSIINYTGLLYSLGFGFFIFGETYDWMSYTGMFLVILGVILNVRFKK; encoded by the coding sequence ATGCAGCTATCCAAAGGAGTTCAATACATGATCATCGCAGCCTTTGTATTTTCGCTGATGAAAGTATGTATCAAGCAAGTTTCGCATATCCCAGCAGTCGAGGTTATCCTGTTTCGCTCAATCATCTCACTGGTGATCAGTGGTTATTTTTTGATGCGACAGAAGGTCTCCTTTTGGGGGAATAATCGCAAAGTTTTGATCCTCAGAGGAGCAACGGGAGCTCTATCGTTGGTGTTATTTTTTTCACTCTTGCAGCAGATTCCTCTTGCAGCTGCTGCCAGCATGCAGTACTTGTCTCCAGTTTTTTCTGCCATTTTAGGGGTGTATATCGTCAAAGAGAAAGTGAATTGGAAACAATATCTTTTCTTTGGTATATCATTTTTAGGGGTGCTGGTGATACAAGGTTTTGACACGAGGATTTCTATGTTACATCTAGCCATGGGGTTGGGAGCTTCCTTTTTTGCGGGCTTGGCTTACAATTGGGTGCGCTTGCTCAAAACCTCTGAACATCCATTGGTCATCATACTTTATTTCCCTTTGGTGACAATTCCCCTAGCGGGTATAGCAACATGTTTTGATTGGGTCACACCCGTTGGATGGGATTGGTTTTTTCTCCTTTTAGTAGGAATTTTTACCCAAATCGCACAATTCTATATGACCAAATCTTACCAATTAGAGGAGATTTCTAAAGTCTCAATCATCAATTACACGGGATTGCTTTATTCACTTGGTTTTGGCTTTTTTATCTTCGGAGAGACTTATGATTGGATGAGTTACACAGGGATGTTTCTGGTGATCCTCGGGGTGATTTTGAATGTAAGGTTTAAGAAGTGA
- a CDS encoding outer membrane protein assembly factor gives MNYKNLSLSILLFVLITQTTIAQDKSIEQAADTLTAESPAISKFDAFNKKAEVLFQFIPFPIYSYSQETGQVYGLVKYNLINIVKGDTVSAASSFSALASASSFGQIKFVLGSRVYLNEDKIVIQGEASYINFPQFFLGIGNDVTRDGLEEIATKSYNAVNSAFMAVTDSKTMYAGVAQEYRSYVDVELDSSSYLDQNNVPGYEGGAISGLGPAFIFDTRDHKYNSRTGAYIATSYKYFGGYLGSDFDYGSFVLDMRKFINPWMNHVIGVQAYTELNTGTVPFYALALLGGSERMRGYYQGAIRDKAIADVQVEYRMPIWKIFGMVAFAGAGRVAPDYGTMNLKDVWVSGGVGLRIMVDSNNRANLRMDFGWGEQDAKAFVIGFTESF, from the coding sequence ATGAACTACAAAAACCTCAGCCTAAGCATTTTATTATTTGTATTAATAACTCAAACAACGATAGCGCAAGACAAAAGTATCGAGCAGGCTGCCGATACACTTACTGCAGAGTCTCCAGCTATTTCAAAATTTGATGCTTTCAACAAGAAGGCGGAGGTGTTGTTTCAGTTCATACCCTTTCCTATTTATTCCTACTCACAAGAAACAGGTCAAGTGTATGGTTTGGTCAAATACAACCTGATCAATATCGTCAAGGGGGATACAGTCAGTGCAGCATCTAGCTTTAGTGCGTTGGCCTCCGCTTCGTCATTTGGTCAGATCAAGTTTGTATTGGGTAGTAGAGTATATCTCAATGAGGATAAAATTGTGATTCAGGGTGAGGCCAGTTATATCAACTTTCCTCAGTTTTTTCTAGGAATAGGCAATGATGTGACCAGAGATGGTCTGGAAGAGATCGCTACCAAGAGCTACAATGCAGTCAATTCGGCATTTATGGCTGTTACAGATTCAAAAACTATGTATGCGGGCGTAGCTCAGGAATACCGCAGCTATGTCGATGTAGAGTTGGATTCGAGTAGTTATTTGGATCAAAATAACGTACCAGGTTATGAAGGAGGAGCTATTTCAGGTTTAGGGCCAGCTTTTATTTTTGACACCAGAGACCATAAGTACAACAGTCGTACGGGAGCTTATATCGCTACCAGTTACAAATATTTCGGAGGGTATTTGGGAAGTGATTTTGATTATGGCTCTTTTGTGTTGGATATGCGAAAATTCATCAATCCTTGGATGAATCACGTCATAGGTGTGCAGGCATATACAGAACTCAATACAGGGACTGTGCCATTTTATGCACTGGCGCTATTGGGAGGGTCAGAGCGGATGAGAGGCTATTATCAAGGTGCAATTAGAGACAAAGCTATTGCAGATGTGCAGGTAGAATACCGTATGCCGATCTGGAAGATTTTTGGCATGGTTGCCTTTGCTGGAGCAGGGCGCGTAGCACCCGACTATGGAACTATGAATCTCAAAGATGTATGGGTCAGTGGTGGTGTGGGGTTGCGTATCATGGTAGACAGTAATAACCGAGCCAACTTGAGAATGGATTTTGGTTGGGGAGAACAAGATGCCAAGGCATTTGTTATCGGTTTTACTGAATCGTTTTAA
- a CDS encoding outer membrane protein assembly factor produces MNTSRAQLSSANWDSVHQSVKHELTVFNKKAELFFQFIPFPIYSYAQETGHVYGLVKYNMVDLVEGDSVSAASNFTVLASLSSKGQSKVILSSRSYFKENKWIWNAESGFIDFPEHLFGIGNEINSEKEETVQTTTVNFVNSILMSKDDYKRFYIGVSQAFNAYYSVKTDSVSFITENQVPGYQGGAISGLGPALIWDTRDHRYNSMKGTFVEVDFKYFTSLIGSDFEYASFKIDFRKFIRPWYQHVIAFQGVTSANIGEVPFYALSQIGGISRMRGYFKGAIRDKVLFDSQVEYRIPVWKIFGAVAFASAGRVAPNYASMALSDLWYGGGLGLRVLVDSKNKANLRLDYGWGQGNSSAFIIGFTEAF; encoded by the coding sequence GTGAATACATCCCGAGCCCAACTTAGTTCGGCTAATTGGGACAGTGTGCATCAGTCAGTCAAACATGAGCTGACTGTGTTCAATAAAAAAGCAGAGTTGTTTTTTCAATTTATTCCATTTCCAATTTACTCTTATGCACAAGAAACGGGTCATGTCTATGGTTTGGTCAAGTACAATATGGTGGATTTGGTCGAAGGAGATAGTGTCAGTGCAGCATCTAATTTCACAGTCCTAGCTTCTCTGTCTAGTAAGGGACAGTCAAAAGTGATACTGAGTAGTAGGAGTTACTTCAAAGAGAATAAATGGATATGGAATGCAGAATCAGGATTTATAGATTTTCCTGAGCATTTGTTTGGGATAGGAAATGAAATCAATAGCGAGAAAGAAGAGACTGTCCAAACAACGACCGTCAACTTTGTGAATTCAATTTTGATGTCCAAAGATGATTATAAGCGGTTTTATATTGGTGTGTCTCAAGCTTTCAATGCATACTATTCGGTTAAGACTGATTCTGTTAGTTTTATTACTGAAAACCAAGTGCCAGGCTATCAAGGAGGAGCAATTTCGGGGCTTGGGCCTGCTTTGATTTGGGATACACGCGATCATCGCTATAACAGCATGAAGGGAACCTTTGTGGAAGTCGATTTTAAATACTTTACTTCTTTGATTGGGAGTGATTTTGAGTACGCTTCATTCAAAATTGACTTTAGAAAGTTCATTCGACCTTGGTATCAACATGTGATAGCATTTCAAGGAGTAACCTCAGCCAATATAGGAGAGGTTCCGTTTTATGCACTGAGCCAAATTGGGGGAATTAGTCGAATGCGGGGTTATTTCAAAGGAGCCATTCGAGACAAAGTGCTATTTGATAGCCAAGTGGAGTATCGCATTCCTGTTTGGAAAATATTTGGAGCGGTAGCTTTTGCAAGTGCAGGCAGAGTGGCGCCCAACTATGCTTCGATGGCACTATCTGACCTATGGTACGGCGGAGGATTGGGCTTGCGTGTACTCGTGGATAGTAAAAACAAGGCTAACCTGAGATTGGATTATGGCTGGGGACAGGGTAATTCTAGCGCCTTTATCATAGGTTTTACCGAGGCATTTTGA